One window of the Acinetobacter equi genome contains the following:
- the gloA gene encoding lactoylglutathione lyase yields the protein MRMLHTMLRVGNLEQSLKFYTEVLGMQLLRKRDYEEGRFTLAFVGYGDEDSTTVLELTHNWDTEKYDLGNAYGHIAIAVDDAYKACEEIKARGGNVVREAGPMKGGVTVIAFVEDPDGYKIELIQQDVNAKNN from the coding sequence ATGCGTATGCTCCATACCATGTTACGTGTAGGCAATTTAGAACAATCTTTAAAGTTCTATACTGAAGTGCTCGGTATGCAATTGTTACGTAAACGCGACTATGAAGAAGGGCGTTTTACCTTAGCATTTGTAGGTTACGGTGATGAAGACTCGACAACTGTTCTTGAATTAACGCATAACTGGGATACAGAAAAATATGACTTAGGTAATGCTTATGGTCATATTGCGATTGCTGTTGATGATGCTTATAAGGCATGTGAAGAAATTAAAGCTCGCGGTGGTAATGTTGTTCGTGAAGCAGGTCCTATGAAAGGTGGTGTAACTGTTATTGCCTTTGTTGAAGATCCAGATGGTTATAAAATTGAATTGATTCAGCAAGACGTAAATGCAAAAAATAATTAA
- a CDS encoding bile acid:sodium symporter family protein → MLKFLALDRFTILIFVMVLLATFLPVSGQAADIFGILTIIAIAILFFLHGAKLSREAVIQGIKHWKLHVLVFTFTFALFPILGLLAKPVLVPMLRQELYWGFLFMCCLPSTVQSSIAFTSVAKGNVASAVCSASFSNIIGMFITPILVSLFIFGQAQNDYDATSSILNILLLLLVPFILGQILRPYVFPKMQKIPSIVKAFDQGSILMVVYGAFSSAVVAGLWHEVDGNTLFLLILVCSILLTIVMLLAHYVPKWLGFNVPDQKAIFFCASKKTLASGVPMAQVLFIGQPLGMIVLPIMIFHQIQLMVCGIIANYWANRTSSEPLE, encoded by the coding sequence ATGTTGAAGTTTTTAGCACTGGATCGATTTACAATTTTAATTTTTGTAATGGTATTGTTGGCGACGTTTTTACCAGTGTCAGGACAAGCGGCAGATATTTTTGGTATTTTAACTATTATTGCAATTGCAATATTATTCTTTTTACATGGGGCTAAACTTTCTCGAGAAGCAGTGATTCAAGGTATAAAACATTGGAAATTACATGTCCTTGTTTTTACATTTACTTTCGCCTTATTTCCAATTTTAGGTTTACTTGCTAAACCTGTATTAGTACCAATGCTAAGACAAGAGCTTTATTGGGGCTTTTTGTTTATGTGCTGCTTACCATCAACGGTACAGTCATCTATTGCGTTTACTTCAGTTGCAAAAGGGAATGTCGCGAGTGCGGTATGTAGTGCATCATTTTCAAATATTATAGGGATGTTTATTACGCCAATTTTGGTGAGTTTATTTATTTTTGGACAAGCACAAAATGATTATGATGCAACATCTTCCATTTTAAATATTCTTTTGTTGCTACTTGTGCCTTTTATTTTAGGGCAAATTTTAAGACCTTATGTTTTTCCGAAAATGCAAAAAATTCCAAGCATTGTGAAAGCATTTGATCAGGGTAGTATTTTAATGGTGGTTTACGGTGCTTTCAGTAGTGCAGTTGTTGCAGGTCTATGGCATGAAGTAGATGGTAATACATTATTTTTATTGATTTTGGTATGTTCAATTTTATTAACAATTGTCATGCTACTTGCACATTATGTTCCTAAATGGTTAGGTTTTAATGTTCCAGACCAAAAAGCAATTTTCTTTTGTGCATCTAAAAAAACACTTGCAAGTGGTGTACCTATGGCGCAAGTTTTATTTATTGGTCAGCCTTTAGGAATGATTGTATTACCTATTATGATTTTTCATCAAATTCAACTAATGGTCTGTGGCATTATTGCTAATTATTGGGCAAATCGCACCTCATCGGAACCTTTAGAATAA
- the rpmE gene encoding 50S ribosomal protein L31, translated as MRADIHPKYETLVATCSCGNVIETRSALGKETIYLDVCSACHPFYTGKQKNVDTGGRIDKFKQRFAGMSRSVKR; from the coding sequence ATGCGCGCCGATATTCACCCAAAATATGAAACATTAGTTGCTACTTGCTCTTGCGGTAACGTAATTGAAACTCGTTCAGCTCTTGGTAAAGAAACTATTTACCTTGACGTATGTTCAGCTTGCCACCCATTTTACACTGGTAAGCAAAAGAACGTTGATACTGGCGGTCGTATTGACAAGTTCAAACAACGTTTTGCTGGTATGTCACGCTCTGTTAAGCGTTAA